The following are from one region of the Chloracidobacterium sp. genome:
- a CDS encoding VCBS repeat-containing protein: MGFAGTVTPSALNWSNIPGATASWSPATVNVPSNGPATANFTIQTSATTTPGTYGNIILRGTNGAITKAASAVSVTVNGPQLTGSMTPTTRIVGVTPVSILGTATPNGTVRCTDTSPDGTIAVYEVQANSSGNYTFGPYIIPQLGQYVCLLRDLTTGQELSLPYSGSGDFSSSVNATSRTITRGQTASYVVTFSSMGGFAGKVKPFALNWSNIPGTNASWTPTEVNVPSGGSGQATFTIQTSASTTPGTYGNMTLFGKNGSFSRSVQSSVSLTVNSSNPAPTITPPISPSSVTYNQPTTVTVNGSNFRPGLNVAIITPNCPSANPCWIQQPAIEFVNSSQLRVQVVMLGAPPYSATLKVVNDDGQFDTETFQVTGAGNPEPTINNIAPNPVTVNQTTTLTVTGTNFVNEPTVKVTTPDGTWDIHPSKVQFDNSNQIRVEVNMGSTPPYQATLHVKNPDQQSATRQFSVVGITPVLELIALEVTQGIQNFWNDIVLIGSKKTYVRAHVRSLAGDVSNVRAQLSGTRNGGSLGSPLTAINSSSGLSTGSIKVKSSPQRSSRNDSFLFELPPDWVNGSVELTFAGISHSFMFNEVDGTSDGRARVIFQNAPPLKIKLVRVDWPILTGPSDDKMKQVENDIRVMLPSGLIQISNGSINSTHQPRFTEDYFQQIVVPQLTVKRLSECGWNGCDTYYLGIVDQELANPFPLSPRILGYASTSFDYDCNQNRRGDVAAAFFVPFQDDARFTHVHELGHLFGRFHTNYNGVGDGCQHVPSNGTIGFVVPSQYSPYAVYGFDGVNSFPSNTPDVMSYGDWPFISRFTYEKILEHVRDRFAASQNVKDSANIAYQGSDVLLISGTLERNQPIGNLTPVYKLPAASNVHSAVGGGYEIAFYDSINNRLVSYDFEPEFSSVGEVGSFGLLLPPHPNVTRISLERNGQELAYKLASLNVPTVTVTSPNGGEILNGNSSTIEWVASDLDGDQLNFLVQFSGDNGSTWTTLNSNLTENHHSVNLDTLPGTGQGRIRVLASDGFHTALDQSDNTFTVAGRGPTVNILTPGDNSSYVGVQPVMLQGTANDLEDGELSGTALKWISNLDGQIGTGQSLSMPAINLTEGVHTISLSAQDSEGFIGTKSVTVTIHRSQPVLPPRLSLAPSAMSFVANQGSGVTDPQVLAVRNDGDGDLNWTASANQSWIQLGNTSGSAPFNLSVTANATGLPIGAYAGQITILTTDAPNSPQTVEVQFVVVSPTVNSRAPFDFDGDGKTDVGIFRPGPAEWWYRRSSDGQVPALQFGTSTDAIAPVDYTGDGKSDVAFFRPTTGEWFILRSEDGSFYSFPFGGAGDTPVPADYDGDGKGDVAVFRSTNNTWYIQRSSDLGVSIITFGASGDLPVTADYDGDGKSDIGIFRPGPGEWWYLRSSDGGNRAFQFGTSTDKTVVGDYTGDGKADAAFFRPTTGEWFILRSEDGSFYSFPFGGAGDTPVPGDYDGDGKTDAAVFRPSSATWFMLGSTSGTQIIPFGAATDRPIPNAFVR; this comes from the coding sequence TTGGGCTTCGCCGGCACGGTTACGCCGTCCGCTCTCAACTGGTCCAACATTCCCGGTGCGACGGCCTCGTGGTCTCCTGCCACGGTCAATGTGCCGTCGAACGGACCGGCAACAGCGAACTTCACCATCCAGACCTCGGCGACCACTACGCCCGGGACCTACGGGAACATAATACTGCGCGGCACTAACGGAGCTATCACCAAGGCGGCCTCGGCCGTCAGCGTCACGGTCAATGGGCCGCAGCTTACTGGATCAATGACGCCGACAACCCGAATCGTCGGTGTAACACCGGTTAGTATTCTCGGAACCGCAACGCCTAATGGGACAGTTCGCTGTACCGACACATCGCCGGACGGCACGATAGCGGTTTATGAGGTTCAGGCGAACTCTTCGGGTAACTACACGTTTGGTCCATACATCATTCCCCAGCTTGGTCAGTATGTCTGTCTCTTGCGGGATCTGACCACCGGTCAGGAGTTGAGTCTGCCTTACAGCGGGTCAGGGGATTTTTCATCATCGGTTAACGCAACCAGTCGAACGATTACTCGCGGACAAACGGCTAGTTACGTAGTTACGTTCTCGAGCATGGGCGGCTTTGCGGGCAAGGTAAAACCGTTCGCATTGAATTGGTCTAACATACCTGGCACAAATGCGTCGTGGACGCCAACCGAAGTAAATGTACCCTCTGGCGGAAGTGGCCAGGCCACCTTTACGATCCAAACCTCCGCTAGTACAACCCCGGGAACATATGGAAACATGACGCTTTTCGGCAAGAATGGATCATTTAGCCGAAGCGTACAGTCATCTGTAAGTCTCACGGTAAATTCGTCAAATCCCGCACCAACGATCACGCCACCGATCTCTCCGTCATCGGTGACGTACAACCAACCGACAACTGTAACAGTTAACGGCAGCAATTTTCGACCGGGGTTAAATGTGGCGATAATCACTCCCAATTGTCCGTCAGCTAACCCGTGCTGGATACAGCAGCCGGCCATCGAGTTTGTTAACAGTTCGCAGTTGCGCGTTCAAGTTGTCATGCTCGGAGCTCCTCCGTATTCGGCAACCTTGAAGGTCGTAAATGACGACGGTCAATTCGATACTGAAACGTTTCAAGTGACCGGTGCCGGGAATCCGGAACCCACGATAAACAACATTGCCCCCAACCCGGTCACGGTCAATCAGACAACGACGTTAACAGTGACGGGTACCAATTTTGTTAATGAGCCGACTGTAAAGGTTACTACTCCCGACGGAACTTGGGACATTCATCCGTCGAAAGTTCAGTTCGATAATAGCAATCAGATACGAGTCGAAGTGAATATGGGCAGCACGCCTCCGTATCAGGCGACGTTACACGTTAAGAATCCTGATCAGCAAAGCGCTACGCGACAATTTTCAGTTGTCGGAATCACCCCAGTCCTTGAGTTAATAGCCCTTGAGGTAACCCAAGGAATCCAAAATTTCTGGAATGATATAGTTCTAATTGGTTCGAAAAAGACTTATGTACGAGCTCATGTTCGAAGCCTAGCGGGTGACGTCAGCAATGTGAGAGCTCAACTTTCTGGAACTCGAAATGGAGGCTCCCTAGGATCGCCGCTCACTGCTATAAATTCGAGTTCAGGTCTCAGCACTGGGTCAATCAAAGTAAAGTCCTCACCACAACGGTCGTCACGTAATGACAGCTTTTTATTCGAGTTGCCCCCGGACTGGGTAAATGGGAGTGTTGAACTTACGTTCGCTGGAATAAGCCATAGCTTTATGTTTAACGAGGTCGACGGAACGAGTGACGGTCGCGCCCGAGTCATCTTCCAAAATGCTCCACCATTAAAAATTAAACTTGTCCGTGTCGACTGGCCCATACTCACGGGTCCAAGTGATGACAAAATGAAGCAGGTGGAAAATGATATAAGGGTTATGTTACCGAGCGGTCTCATACAGATAAGCAATGGCAGTATAAATTCAACACACCAACCACGCTTCACAGAAGATTACTTTCAGCAGATAGTCGTTCCTCAATTAACTGTCAAGCGCTTAAGTGAATGCGGATGGAACGGGTGCGATACCTATTACCTCGGTATTGTAGACCAAGAATTGGCCAATCCCTTTCCGCTTTCTCCGCGGATCCTAGGTTACGCAAGTACCTCATTTGATTATGACTGTAATCAAAATCGACGAGGTGATGTGGCCGCCGCTTTCTTCGTTCCGTTTCAAGACGATGCACGATTCACACACGTTCATGAACTGGGCCACCTATTCGGTAGGTTTCATACAAACTATAACGGTGTTGGAGACGGTTGCCAGCATGTGCCCTCAAACGGGACTATTGGATTTGTTGTACCTTCGCAGTATTCTCCATACGCTGTCTATGGGTTTGACGGCGTCAATTCATTTCCGTCAAATACGCCGGACGTTATGAGTTATGGTGACTGGCCGTTCATTTCACGTTTTACATACGAAAAGATTCTGGAGCATGTTCGGGACCGTTTCGCGGCTTCTCAGAATGTTAAAGATTCCGCAAACATCGCTTACCAGGGCAGTGATGTACTTCTCATCAGTGGCACCCTTGAGCGAAATCAGCCAATTGGAAACCTAACCCCAGTGTACAAACTTCCCGCTGCATCCAATGTCCATTCCGCCGTGGGTGGGGGTTATGAAATAGCATTTTATGATTCAATCAATAACCGTCTTGTGAGCTATGATTTTGAACCAGAATTTAGTTCTGTTGGCGAGGTCGGGTCTTTTGGGCTACTTTTGCCGCCTCATCCGAATGTCACTCGAATCAGTCTGGAAAGGAATGGACAGGAATTAGCGTACAAACTCGCTTCACTGAACGTCCCGACCGTTACTGTAACTTCACCCAACGGCGGTGAAATATTAAATGGTAACTCCTCAACTATTGAGTGGGTTGCATCCGATCTCGATGGAGATCAACTCAACTTTCTTGTCCAATTCAGTGGGGATAACGGTTCCACGTGGACGACGTTAAACAGTAATTTGACGGAGAATCATCATTCAGTGAATCTTGACACCTTACCCGGTACTGGTCAAGGTCGAATTCGGGTGCTCGCTAGCGATGGTTTCCACACTGCGCTGGATCAATCAGACAATACTTTTACAGTCGCAGGTCGCGGACCCACAGTTAACATCTTGACTCCTGGGGATAATTCTTCATATGTCGGGGTTCAGCCGGTGATGCTTCAGGGCACGGCTAACGATCTCGAAGACGGCGAATTATCGGGAACAGCGTTGAAATGGATTTCCAACCTGGACGGACAAATCGGTACAGGCCAGTCGCTAAGTATGCCTGCAATAAATTTGACTGAAGGCGTTCACACTATCTCGCTTTCCGCCCAGGATAGTGAAGGTTTCATTGGAACAAAATCGGTAACCGTTACCATTCACCGTTCGCAGCCTGTTTTGCCTCCGAGGCTGTCCCTCGCGCCCTCAGCGATGTCTTTTGTCGCAAACCAAGGTTCCGGCGTGACCGACCCGCAAGTACTCGCGGTCAGAAACGACGGCGACGGAGATCTAAATTGGACTGCATCTGCGAACCAAAGCTGGATACAACTCGGAAATACTTCCGGCTCAGCTCCATTCAATTTGTCCGTAACCGCAAACGCTACCGGGCTGCCAATCGGCGCGTACGCAGGACAAATAACCATCTTAACCACCGACGCCCCCAATAGTCCTCAGACCGTCGAGGTTCAGTTTGTTGTTGTCAGTCCAACTGTTAATTCTAGGGCGCCCTTCGACTTCGACGGTGATGGGAAGACGGATGTCGGTATCTTTCGTCCGGGGCCGGCAGAGTGGTGGTATCGGAGAAGCTCTGACGGACAGGTGCCTGCACTTCAGTTCGGCACCTCGACGGATGCGATCGCACCGGTCGATTACACCGGCGACGGAAAGTCGGATGTGGCGTTCTTCCGTCCGACCACGGGCGAGTGGTTCATTCTAAGATCTGAGGACGGATCGTTCTATTCGTTCCCGTTCGGCGGAGCGGGCGACACACCCGTCCCGGCGGACTACGACGGTGACGGCAAGGGCGATGTGGCGGTCTTCCGTTCGACCAACAACACATGGTACATCCAGCGTTCGTCCGACCTCGGGGTCTCGATCATCACCTTTGGAGCCTCGGGCGACCTGCCGGTGACGGCCGACTATGACGGCGACGGCAAGTCGGACATCGGCATCTTTCGTCCGGGCCCGGGCGAATGGTGGTATCTGCGGTCGTCTGACGGCGGCAACCGTGCGTTCCAGTTCGGGACATCGACCGACAAGACGGTGGTCGGCGACTACACCGGAGACGGCAAGGCAGACGCTGCGTTCTTCAGGCCGACTACGGGTGAGTGGTTCATCCTGAGATCGGAGGACGGCTCGTTCTACTCGTTCCCGTTCGGCGGAGCAGGCGACACGCCGGTTCCCGGCGACTACGACGGCGACGGCAAGACGGACGCCGCGGTCTTCAGGCCGTCATCGGCGACGTGGTTCATGCTCGGCTCGACCTCGGGCACGCAGATCATCCCGTTCGGTGCCGCCACCGACCGCCCGATCCCGAATGCGTTCGTCAGATAG
- a CDS encoding winged helix-turn-helix domain-containing protein produces MIDRQPTRYKFGDFEFDPNRLALYHAGDLLKIEKKALELLAVLIETPNELVSTQEIIERVWQDNRIGVTSTHLAQSVSKLRKAFAAVQPGTLFVETVKGRGLVFHADIEAYPVDNGPVTDERVTMELAAEPVAAVVQSRRFSNSSVAAGLSFLIIAGLIVVAALTFFPTDEEHEIRKVVEESQKYESLVLYRNPESIDESKIKEYWLGEQEFGAEVDIRRIRAGIDRLKRDGKRYGPETKNEQFEFQFVEINKDRDFATVKTLERWFITEYQTDGTLIRNKTVGPYFVHYILRKVDGQWKIERSSTARASLPPPIIESIRLITEPVAGREFYVSIAGRSISPDQVFIKVIGPGCPQVSPCIVPNSALRIHSKLSETSIEKVPLTLASGEFTIYAQNGESNPSNSITLTVP; encoded by the coding sequence ATGATCGACAGGCAGCCCACGCGATATAAATTTGGAGATTTTGAGTTCGATCCGAACCGGCTCGCACTTTACCACGCGGGCGACCTTCTTAAAATAGAAAAGAAAGCCCTCGAGCTTTTAGCGGTATTGATCGAAACGCCGAATGAGTTGGTCTCAACCCAAGAGATCATCGAGCGCGTTTGGCAAGATAACCGGATCGGCGTAACTAGTACACACCTTGCACAAAGTGTCAGCAAACTCAGGAAGGCGTTTGCGGCCGTCCAACCAGGTACCCTTTTCGTCGAAACGGTTAAGGGCCGGGGCTTGGTCTTTCACGCCGATATTGAAGCGTACCCCGTAGATAATGGCCCGGTAACAGATGAACGGGTGACGATGGAGTTGGCCGCCGAGCCCGTTGCAGCCGTAGTCCAGAGCAGAAGGTTTTCGAATTCTTCTGTCGCTGCAGGGCTCAGCTTCCTCATCATTGCAGGACTGATCGTCGTCGCAGCGTTAACCTTTTTTCCAACCGATGAAGAGCACGAGATCCGCAAGGTGGTGGAAGAATCGCAGAAATACGAATCACTTGTCCTATATCGCAATCCCGAGTCCATCGACGAATCGAAAATCAAGGAATACTGGCTGGGAGAACAGGAATTTGGAGCTGAGGTAGATATTCGCCGTATTCGCGCCGGCATAGACCGCTTGAAGCGCGACGGAAAGCGATACGGACCTGAAACCAAGAACGAACAGTTCGAATTCCAATTCGTCGAGATAAATAAGGATCGAGACTTCGCAACCGTGAAGACGCTTGAGCGGTGGTTCATCACTGAGTATCAGACGGATGGTACTTTGATCAGAAACAAGACCGTCGGCCCATATTTTGTCCACTATATTCTGAGAAAGGTCGATGGCCAGTGGAAGATCGAGCGGTCGTCCACCGCAAGGGCTAGTCTTCCTCCCCCGATAATCGAGTCGATTAGGCTGATTACCGAACCCGTCGCCGGAAGAGAGTTCTACGTTTCGATTGCGGGCCGATCGATTTCGCCCGATCAAGTATTTATCAAGGTTATCGGGCCCGGTTGCCCCCAGGTTTCACCCTGCATCGTCCCGAACAGCGCGCTCCGCATCCATTCAAAACTTTCTGAGACCTCGATCGAAAAGGTCCCGCTCACACTCGCCTCCGGCGAATTTACTATCTACGCACAAAACGGCGAATCAAACCCATCTAACTCCATCACGTTGACGGTCCCTTGA
- a CDS encoding AAA family ATPase, whose translation MTFDQIVSRLEGLKKIGKNFIAICPSHDDGNPSLSVRGVDGRVLLKCHAGCDIESICRAMGISLSELFEKPLNGFYNASNGDSKAPTKSIGATIAEYVYRDADGIERYRNVRHSGAGRYYRKPSGAESLPYRLPELLKARADGIEHVFVCEGEKDCDNVRGLGFVAVSLKGIKDAWAEYFAGMHVTIIQDHDEPGTKQAVSIARILATQAASVRITDLYPSEPMPNKNGKDVSDWIDERRTAGDKDEEIAEELARIVDGADTWNPEKSIADVEPTQRGNGPDEEPPLKVYRAADVKDERVEWLWEPFLPLGNFCLLDGEEGIGKTFLSCALLTAVANGRGLPILRGEYTVPPSNAMIVSAEDSLSAVLKPRLVSMDAPLERIYLTDEVFALSPEGVERLSKAIALYEPRLVIIDPLFSYTGGVNLNNDNEIRSVTDPLKRIAEVHKCTILGIRHIGKSKGLGEARNAGLNGVGWRAAARSHLLIGRNPQDDKDRAICQTKSNLAEGYSKALGYSIRDGRFYWTGESQLTPETILSYTRQESTEERNERTDAMEFLRETLSKGRMPTKEVQKSAREAGISEATLRRAKAAMNIEAVKDDAPNGAWFWHLPRG comes from the coding sequence ATGACATTTGATCAAATCGTCTCACGGCTTGAAGGACTAAAGAAAATCGGCAAGAACTTTATCGCCATTTGTCCGTCCCATGACGACGGTAACCCTTCGCTGAGCGTTCGCGGCGTGGACGGCAGGGTGCTTTTGAAATGCCATGCGGGATGCGACATTGAGTCAATTTGCCGAGCCATGGGCATCTCGTTGTCGGAGCTTTTTGAAAAGCCGCTGAACGGCTTCTATAACGCAAGCAACGGGGATTCAAAGGCACCAACGAAAAGCATCGGGGCGACTATTGCCGAGTACGTCTATCGAGACGCTGACGGAATTGAACGCTATCGCAATGTTAGACATTCAGGGGCGGGGCGATACTATCGAAAGCCAAGTGGGGCCGAGAGTCTTCCGTATCGCTTGCCCGAACTTCTCAAGGCAAGGGCGGACGGCATTGAGCATGTTTTCGTTTGCGAAGGTGAGAAGGACTGCGACAACGTTCGCGGTCTCGGGTTCGTGGCGGTAAGCCTGAAGGGCATCAAAGACGCATGGGCGGAATATTTCGCCGGGATGCACGTCACGATCATTCAGGACCACGACGAACCCGGCACAAAGCAAGCGGTGAGTATCGCCCGTATCCTGGCAACGCAGGCGGCGAGCGTGAGAATCACCGACCTCTACCCAAGTGAGCCAATGCCAAATAAAAACGGCAAGGATGTTTCCGATTGGATAGACGAACGAAGGACGGCGGGCGATAAGGACGAAGAGATCGCCGAGGAGCTTGCCCGGATTGTTGACGGTGCCGATACGTGGAACCCCGAAAAGAGCATTGCCGACGTAGAGCCTACGCAGCGAGGCAACGGGCCGGATGAGGAACCACCGCTAAAGGTCTATCGAGCTGCAGACGTAAAGGACGAAAGGGTTGAGTGGCTTTGGGAGCCTTTTCTACCGCTCGGGAACTTCTGCCTTCTCGATGGTGAGGAAGGCATCGGCAAGACCTTCCTTTCGTGTGCATTGTTGACCGCCGTGGCAAACGGCCGGGGGTTGCCGATACTGCGAGGCGAATACACGGTGCCTCCTTCTAACGCAATGATAGTTTCGGCAGAGGATTCGCTTTCGGCGGTCTTGAAACCCCGCTTAGTATCAATGGATGCACCCCTCGAACGCATCTATTTGACCGACGAAGTGTTTGCTCTTTCACCTGAGGGCGTGGAACGTCTCAGCAAGGCAATCGCTTTGTATGAGCCGCGGTTAGTGATCATCGACCCGCTCTTTTCCTATACCGGCGGGGTGAATCTCAATAACGACAATGAGATAAGAAGCGTGACAGACCCGCTAAAGCGAATTGCCGAAGTGCATAAATGCACGATCCTTGGCATCCGGCATATTGGTAAATCAAAAGGGCTTGGCGAAGCCCGCAACGCCGGTTTGAATGGCGTAGGATGGCGGGCCGCCGCACGTTCGCATTTATTAATCGGCAGGAATCCGCAGGACGATAAGGATCGGGCAATCTGCCAGACCAAATCGAATTTGGCCGAAGGTTATAGCAAGGCTCTCGGCTATTCCATTCGTGACGGCCGCTTCTATTGGACAGGTGAGAGCCAATTAACCCCGGAAACGATCTTGAGTTACACTCGGCAAGAAAGCACCGAGGAGCGAAACGAAAGAACCGATGCCATGGAGTTCCTTCGGGAAACACTCAGTAAAGGCCGGATGCCGACGAAAGAGGTCCAGAAGTCAGCTCGGGAAGCGGGGATCTCGGAAGCGACATTACGCCGGGCTAAAGCCGCGATGAATATCGAGGCGGTAAAGGATGACGCACCGAACGGGGCGTGGTTTTGGCATCTTCCGAGAGGGTGA
- a CDS encoding DUF499 domain-containing protein — translation MAITNHERVGKVMELLKAGLGPYVDREVQSSIEQGRVTAEILAPFTEDQNLGNKPPSEWDVSGLLRMMWDTWNSIFRYTLGHSERSLVSELRNHRNAWAHQRTFSSDDAYRVLDSAGRLLSAVSAAQADDVEKMKMELLRLRFDEQVRGEKRKAGGSLVEASASGVVKPWREVVTPHKDVASGQYQQAEFAADLWQVHLGEGSNEYKDPVEFFRRTYLTESLGQLLTGAMQRLAGTGGDPVLQLQTNFGGGKTHSMLALYHLFSGVNPADLPGVDSLVTAAGVSSLPAARRVVLVGNRISPGNPVTKEDGTVVRTLWGELAWQLGGKKAFDRIAEDDRNATSPGDVLRELLKENGPSLILIDEWVAYARQLHDQSDLPGGGFETQFTFAQALTESAKLAGNCLLVISLPASDTSGSPHAQADDVEVGGIRGRAALDRLRNVVGRIESSWRPATAEEGFEIVRRRLFEPLAADQYKNRDVTARAFSDLYRSQQQEFPAECSESDYEKRIKAAYPIHPEIFDRLYSDWSTLVKFQRTRGVLRLMAAVIHSLWEKGDHSPLIMPSTIPIDDQRIQFELTRYLSDNWVPIIEKDVDGPNSLPLKIDSDLPNLGKVHAARRVARTIYLGSAPTSGVAHQGLDERRVKLGCVTPGESSPVFGDALRRLSSSATYLYQDGTRYWYSTQPTVSKLAEDRREQLKRESEKVTEELRGRLIKNLNEKGDFRRVHPFPASGQDVPDDTDVRLVILTPDQSFTNAKDPANTAISAARAILEYRGNAPRIYRNTLVFLAADKARLQDLEEAVRNFLAWDSIIADQTSLDLAPNQVKQAINQRTAAESTVNARIPETFYWLIVPVQGNPQASVELQAIKLSGQDGLAVRASKKLRSDELLITGFAPTRLRMELDRVPLWQEDRASIRQLADHFPRYIYLPRLVDQAVLFDSIKNGVASLSWTTDTFAYADGYDENNGRFRNLQAGQNIAFDGLDSDALIVMPDVAFRQIEAERALVGLADDSDANRPSLASPSGSTVDSGYPASPESDSPAKPTTPRRFYGTVPLDPTRVGRDAGQIGDEVIAHLSSLIGANVRVTLEIEADIESGVPENVVRTVTENSRILKFTSHGFESE, via the coding sequence ATGGCAATAACGAACCACGAACGAGTAGGAAAAGTGATGGAACTGCTAAAGGCCGGTCTCGGGCCATATGTGGACCGCGAGGTACAGTCCTCGATCGAGCAGGGCCGCGTGACGGCGGAGATACTCGCACCATTTACAGAGGATCAGAATCTCGGTAACAAGCCGCCATCGGAGTGGGACGTGTCGGGCCTTCTCAGAATGATGTGGGATACCTGGAACTCAATCTTCAGATACACGCTCGGGCATTCGGAGCGCAGTCTGGTTTCTGAATTGCGGAATCACCGCAATGCCTGGGCTCATCAACGGACATTTTCGAGCGATGATGCATATCGGGTATTGGACTCGGCCGGCCGACTGTTGTCAGCGGTTTCTGCCGCCCAAGCGGATGACGTTGAGAAAATGAAAATGGAGCTGCTCCGGCTCCGCTTTGACGAACAGGTTCGAGGTGAAAAGCGAAAAGCAGGCGGCTCATTGGTCGAGGCTTCTGCGTCTGGAGTTGTGAAGCCCTGGCGTGAGGTCGTAACACCACATAAAGATGTCGCCAGCGGCCAGTACCAGCAGGCCGAGTTTGCTGCCGACCTTTGGCAGGTTCATTTAGGTGAGGGCTCCAACGAATACAAGGACCCGGTTGAGTTTTTTCGCCGGACATATCTCACAGAAAGCTTGGGTCAACTGCTGACCGGCGCCATGCAACGACTCGCAGGCACGGGCGGCGACCCGGTACTTCAGTTGCAAACGAATTTTGGCGGCGGCAAGACGCACTCGATGCTCGCCTTGTATCATCTTTTCTCGGGAGTAAACCCCGCCGATCTTCCCGGGGTCGATAGCTTGGTCACCGCAGCAGGCGTCAGTTCGCTTCCCGCGGCACGAAGGGTTGTGCTGGTTGGCAACCGAATATCGCCGGGTAATCCAGTTACAAAAGAGGATGGCACAGTAGTCCGAACGCTTTGGGGGGAATTGGCGTGGCAACTGGGCGGTAAAAAGGCGTTCGACCGAATTGCTGAGGACGATCGTAATGCAACCAGCCCCGGCGATGTGCTTCGCGAGCTGTTAAAAGAGAACGGGCCTTCACTGATCCTTATAGATGAATGGGTGGCATATGCACGCCAGCTTCATGACCAAAGCGATCTGCCGGGCGGCGGCTTTGAAACGCAGTTCACCTTCGCTCAGGCACTGACGGAATCAGCGAAATTGGCAGGGAACTGCCTTCTTGTGATCTCTCTTCCCGCTTCGGACACTTCGGGTTCTCCGCACGCCCAGGCCGATGATGTCGAGGTCGGCGGCATTCGCGGTCGTGCGGCACTCGACCGACTGCGGAACGTTGTCGGCCGCATCGAATCCTCTTGGCGTCCGGCGACGGCGGAAGAAGGATTTGAGATCGTCCGACGTCGGCTATTTGAGCCACTGGCGGCGGATCAATACAAGAACCGGGACGTGACAGCTCGAGCTTTCTCAGATCTTTATCGTTCACAACAGCAAGAGTTTCCCGCGGAGTGCTCCGAATCAGACTATGAAAAAAGGATAAAGGCCGCTTACCCGATACACCCGGAAATATTTGATCGGCTATATAGCGACTGGTCAACATTGGTCAAGTTTCAACGGACCCGTGGAGTATTGAGGCTGATGGCAGCAGTAATTCATAGTCTTTGGGAAAAGGGCGATCATAGCCCGCTGATAATGCCCTCGACGATTCCCATCGACGATCAGCGAATCCAGTTTGAATTGACGCGTTACCTCTCTGACAATTGGGTGCCAATAATTGAAAAGGACGTAGACGGCCCCAACTCCCTGCCGCTCAAGATTGATAGCGATCTGCCAAACCTCGGCAAGGTTCATGCCGCTCGCCGCGTAGCTCGGACCATTTACCTCGGTTCCGCGCCGACATCAGGCGTAGCTCATCAGGGACTTGACGAACGCCGGGTGAAGTTGGGATGTGTTACCCCCGGAGAATCCTCGCCGGTATTTGGTGACGCTCTTCGTCGGCTATCATCATCTGCGACTTATCTCTATCAGGACGGTACACGGTATTGGTACTCGACCCAACCTACCGTTTCAAAGCTCGCGGAGGATCGCCGAGAGCAGCTCAAACGTGAATCCGAAAAGGTGACCGAAGAACTGCGAGGCCGTCTCATCAAGAACCTGAATGAGAAGGGCGATTTTCGCAGAGTACACCCGTTCCCGGCCTCCGGCCAGGATGTCCCGGACGACACAGATGTACGACTTGTCATTCTCACGCCCGACCAATCTTTTACTAATGCGAAGGACCCGGCGAACACGGCAATCTCTGCTGCCCGAGCTATTCTTGAGTATCGAGGAAATGCCCCTCGAATATATCGAAATACGCTCGTCTTCCTTGCCGCCGATAAGGCCAGGCTCCAGGATCTTGAAGAAGCAGTTCGGAATTTTCTTGCATGGGATTCGATAATAGCCGACCAGACGTCTCTCGACCTTGCACCGAATCAGGTAAAGCAGGCTATAAATCAACGGACTGCAGCCGAAAGCACCGTCAACGCCCGTATACCGGAAACTTTCTATTGGCTGATCGTGCCGGTTCAGGGGAACCCGCAGGCAAGTGTTGAGCTACAAGCGATCAAACTTTCGGGACAAGATGGTCTGGCCGTCCGGGCAAGCAAAAAACTCCGAAGCGATGAACTTTTAATCACTGGCTTCGCCCCAACACGTTTGCGAATGGAACTGGACAGGGTTCCGCTTTGGCAGGAAGATCGTGCATCAATTCGCCAGTTAGCTGACCACTTCCCACGTTATATCTATCTTCCTCGACTTGTAGATCAGGCGGTGCTTTTTGATTCCATAAAGAACGGCGTAGCGTCGCTCAGTTGGACCACCGACACATTTGCCTACGCCGATGGTTATGACGAAAACAATGGACGTTTCCGCAATCTACAGGCGGGCCAGAACATCGCATTCGACGGTCTAGACAGCGACGCACTCATAGTTATGCCAGACGTTGCGTTCCGGCAAATTGAAGCGGAACGAGCCTTGGTTGGCCTTGCAGATGATTCCGACGCGAATCGACCATCTTTGGCATCACCTTCAGGTTCGACCGTAGATTCCGGCTATCCTGCCTCCCCAGAGAGCGATAGCCCGGCGAAACCGACCACGCCACGCCGGTTCTATGGAACGGTTCCACTCGATCCTACACGCGTTGGCCGAGATGCAGGACAGATCGGTGATGAGGTGATTGCCCATCTATCGAGTCTGATCGGGGCAAACGTCAGAGTGACGCTTGAGATCGAGGCTGATATAGAAAGTGGCGTTCCAGAAAATGTCGTTCGGACCGTGACCGAAAATAGTCGTATACTCAAGTTTACCTCGCACGGGTTTGAGTCTGAATAA